The stretch of DNA TAGATCCCTTTATGTGTTTTCGAAATGAAATAAACTTACAATTAAGTGCTTTTTTCTGGAACTACTATTGGATAAACTGGTGATGTTCCACCTCCTAAATTCTTATTGGAAAAGCCAAGGTTTTGAAACCCCTATATGTAGGTCTGAGGtttgttttttttcctttagACCTATGTGAGTAATTAacacaaaataattattttttgtttcttactGTATTTTGAGTACCTCGATGACATTTTGCAATTTTTTTGTTCAGGACTCTAGGTCAGATCATTTTAGAGGGCATCATGTATCAACTCAACGAATGAGGATTCAGAGAAGGGCAATCCGATGCCGCCATGACATGGAGGCATTGAATTCCAGTTTTCTTTCAATTTTTGAGTCATTAGTACCTGCAGAAGAAGAAAAAGCCAAGCAGATGCAATTTTTAATATCACTGCAGAATTTGGTGAATAAAGAATGGCCAAATGCTAAGCTTCACCTTTATGGATCATGTGCTAACTCTTTTGGAGTCTTGAAGAGTGACATTGATGTCTGTCTAGCGATTGATGATCATGACTTGAGCAAATCTGATATTTTGCTAAAGTTAGCAGATCTTTTACGGTCTGGTAACCTGCAAAATGTCCAGGTAATCTGCATGAATTCTCTTATAAAATTTCCAAATTGCTCTGAATTGCATTCAGATGGCTAATTGTTTAATGTGCAAGTTATGCTCACATCAGTAAGCTATATCTTTAAGTTTTGTGTTTTTCCCCTTTTGTTTGGTTGAGTGCGAGGGTCACATTTGGCTTCTACTTTCTGTACTGAAATGTCTATCCGTCCTAAATTCTTATAAATGGTTGATGAAATGGCATATTTTCCACTGAAAAACTGTCTCGTGTAGGTGCATGTCTTGCATTGCAAAGTTGATGTTTTATTTACTTTTCTTGATTCCCATGTGTAATGATTTGAGAAGATTTTCTACTTCTCTTATAGGTTGACATTTCTGTTACGGGTTACCCAGCCAAGTGATTTGTCATTGAGGATGCATACTTTTGCAAGACTGCATACATGATGGCCATTGCATTGCAATTTTAGAGATCGCATGGCAGAATTTGAGCTTATTCTCTCTCTAAGAACTACTGAGCTTTACGGCTACCTAGTAAAAGCATGTGAACTGGGTGTTGGGATCCTTAAGAAAGCATTATCCTTGTGAATGATATGTGCCCCTTAATTGTGTAATCATATTCAGTTATATTCTATTGAATAATTAGCTTTCATAGACATAGCCATCACAACTACCACCTATTCTCTTCTCTTATCCCTGGGTCCATTGAAAAAAGATGGCCTTGTTCATCTAAACATAGAGTATCATTTAGTTTTCCTTCAAACCTTTAGATATATTTGAGGGATTTCTCTTTTGCACTCTTTTCTAAGAAGTGTGCAATATGAAAGCCTGTAAAAGAGAAGCGATAAAGTATAAGAAACATTTTAATATTCCATGGATTCTAGAATTAAAGTGTCGCCTGCATCTCAGTTTTGACCATTAGCTAGCATGTGCTGGCATGACATGGCACCTGTCGTTGCTAGCGTCACCCACCCTTGAGAAAAAAAGTGCAAAACACAATTGGATTATTTTTTGTCTCCTTCAGCTTCTGTCTCCATGTCCAAACACAACTGCAAATTTAGTTGGTGTTAGCAGCAAGTCAAGGTGTTGCATGGAAGAAACCTCTAGatcaaagagaaagagtaggtttCATAATTTAAATAATCTATTGGACTGGATATGTCCAGTTCCTGGTCAGAGTGCTGGTTTGGTTCTATTTAATAGCTTGGTTAACCTTATGCATAGACTCAGGTTTGAGCTTGGTCTGATCTGGCTTTTGACTTTTTAGTCAATACATCTACTAGTAATTGACAATTTTAGTCTTGGAAGATATCTTGAGTATTACATAAAGAATGTGACAGGATGCCACAAGAAAGTTGCAAAAAAGAATGATGCCTTATTCTCTTTCTTATGATGGGATTATGACGTAATGACAACCTGTTGTTCTTCATAATTTTTATCACTTTTATTAGCAGTTTAAATATTTGCTACATTGAAACATCGTAGGTTGAACAGAATATAATGTTTTCTCTTATAGCTGATTTTTATTCATGCTGTGTGCTCTTTTTATTCTTTTGGAACATTTTCCTCTGGTAAGTATTTGGCTCCATCAGCTCATTTTTTAAAGAGTCAGAATAAGATGTTaataaaaacaaaagaagacAATTTACATATGATCATGGCCTAGTGCTAACTATGATGAAACAATGTTTGTTCTATATTATTTGGAGCATTTCAAGTTGATTTGTTAAGTTTTTTAATGTTGCAGGCACTAACTCATGCTAGGGTCCCTATACTGAAGTTGATTGATCCAGTTACCGGACTTTCTTGTGACATATGTGTGAATAATCTTTTAGCAGTTGTTAACACAAAGCTCCTGAAGGATTATGCACAAATAGATAAAAGATTACAACAATTGGCTTTCCTCGTGAAACACTGGGCCAGGTCACGCCGTGTCAATGAAACATATCAAGGGACACTTTCTAGTTATGCGTGAGTTTCATTACCACTCATACATGTTTGAAATCCTTTTTCGTTTTTGGGCATGCAGTGACCTAATACTGATGTTGATTATGAATTTTGATTTCTTTCCAGCTATGTGCTAATGTGCATTCACTTTCTACAACTTCGCAAACCTGCAATTCTTCCATGTTTACAGGTATGTAGGCTCTTGGTTTTCTCCATGGGATTGTATGATCTATAATGAACAATTGttttttaagatttatatttGCTATGTGATAATTCAAGTCATTATATATATCCATGAAAAGTGCACTTATGATTAGTTTTTGACTCAGAAGGCTAAGCTGTACATGATCTTTATTCAgtgttttaagatgaattttctaATATCTACATAGATACAAAAATGAAATTGCCCTACTTTTTGTCCAACTTGGATGCAATATcttcttttaattttctaataTGCCACCAGTCAGTTTATCGGCTGACAATGAGAATCTATGTGAATATATGTTATTGTGTATCCTGTTAGCCACCTCCATTATTAATACTTTTCAGATATTCTGAAAGGTTATTTAAGTGGCAACTTTGCCAAATCCGGCTGTTGTAATAGCTAACAATTGAAATTTTGTTGAGTTATGCTCCGAGGTAGCAGACAATTTAAAGCTGTTAACCTTAGCAAGAAAATGGGTAATTGATGAGGCTAAAACCATATATAGCTTGCAGCATGACTTAGTTGGGCATaaaatttcttaaaattttaactGAAAAATGTTAGGATACTAATATGACTGGTCTATTACTTCTAGTATTTCATATCAAGAGGCTAAGTTTCTGGTTTTGGTCATTCAGCTTGTGTTGGAGCAAGCTATATTGGTGTTAGGTGTCTAAGAGTCCAAAAGAATCTAATATAGAAACTTCAAGAAATTTGAGGTGTGATATGTCAGTGGAATATATATTATCTTGTGAACTTACCTTCTGTGCGATGAAAAAAATCAGTTGGACCTATCATTTGATAATTTTGTTTGTTATTAAATCTGTTTAATGTAGTCCAGTGACTCTAAACGGATTGGGCAGATTGGGCCAACCTTAACACAAGGGGCACTTACACTTCGCAACACTGGTTACACTTTTCCAAACCTGAAGTTGGATGCCTAAGCTTGGAATTTCTTTGAAGCCTTATCCAACCAACTTCAGGTTTGGTGTACTTTGGGTTGGTTATTTCGGTGAGGGTGCTATGTTGGATAGAATTACTCTAGTCGTACATAATAAAATAAACAAGGTGAGTTATATGTAAAATACTGGATTGGGATTTAGGTTAGTGTTAATGCATGCCCAGCTGAAGTCGGAGCTGTGTTAAGGTTTATAATCCTAACAGATTTGGCTAATTTGTTCAAAACCCAACCCaaggtctctttctctctccacacacacacatatatgtagaTATACATCTCCATGTGAATATACAATTTTAATAGATAGAGGGAGACAAATACTCATTGGACAAAAAGGCAACTTTTCTTGACAAGTCAATGACCAATCAACATCTTGAAAATTAGTTATCCAATCATTGATATGATTATGCATTTTTGGAATCTGAAGTATTgccatcaaaattaaaaaaaagggatTAATGTCGTACCATATTTTTGTACTAGTTGatattcatatttttattatttattttttcggTGGTGTCGGATGGTATGCCTATACTGCCTGCTATACTTGTATCATACCAATCCAACAAAGTGTTGAAACTTGTCTCAGATAAAAAATTTTGAAGCTTGATTGCCTTATCAAAATCATGAGATTGTCTGCTTGCTGATCTATCAAATGATGCAAAAACTGAACAATATAGCAATATTTAGTTCCATTGCAATCTTGTTAAATATGTTCCAAGGATATATTAAGTGTGATATCTTTGCAACTTATTTCTCTATTTGACAGGCAATGGATACAACTTACACTGTTACCATAGATAATACTAAGTGCACTTACTTTGATCAAGTGGAAAGGCTACGCGCTTTTGGTGTGAGGAATAAGGAAAGTATTGCACGGCTGCTATGGGCATTCTTCCATTACTGGGCATATCATCATGACTACAcaaatgatgttatatctattcgCACAGGAAGCATAATTAGGTAATGTCTTATCACTTTAAGAGTAAATTAGTAGTTTAATGCAAGCATGACATGTAGTATCTAACATGAATGCATTGCACTTTTGCCATCATACAGTGATCTTCAAATTATGCAGCTAATTCTTGTTTTTTTTAAGCTAGATCTGATATTCCAACTTACATTTTTCTGTGCATAATTTTATTAAGTTGTGTACATGACAATATCCACTTTTAGGTGCATGCAAAGATGGTTTTTTGGCTGTCCAAAAGTTGATCCATATATCACGACCAGTACCCCAAGACTCACACCAGAGGCAGATTGCTTCTTTTATGGATATCTGAAAATAATCTATATTATGTGAATGCAATAACCAGAAAGCggaaaaaataatattgtcataTCTTAGCCATATACAAAAGTTCCCACTCGATATTCTGAAAAGATTGAGTAGATTTCAGCACTTTTATGTTAACAATTAGCAAAGAATTTTATTTGTCAGAAAATTTTATACATCTTATTGGCTTTAGTTATTTGGGTAAGAATACAAGTTCTTACTTATccatttccctttttttttggcTCACTATTTTCCTCCACTCAACCTTTCTCCAATTGTTTGGCCTTAACAAATAGTCAAATGAGACAAGATTTGATGATTGTTTTGGATAACAGTGACATGAAGCTAAGAAATTTGCATGAATCTTTGGTGCTTCTGCTGGGATATTTATTAATCAATATAGTTTGGCACCTGTAACTGAGTTAAGAAGTACAAACTTTATCATTGATACTTCAGATAATTGTTTCTGTGTATACCATGTGCTAAATCCATAAGCAAATAGATCTCTGTTTTGGCTTCTTCTGAAATCTTATTTCTGCAACTTACCTATTCAATTCTCATTTTATTACATTTTAGAAAATTGCTGGTTAGAATATCAATTATGACTTTTCTAGAAAGCAGTTGGTGGTGCTTCAAAGAATGCTCTAATGTAGTAGTTAGCTTTGTTTCTTCTCTCTAACAACAAATGGTTGACTTGCAGTAAGCAAGCAAAGGATTGGACAAGACGGATTGGGAACGATCGACATTTAATATGCATAGAGGACCCATTCGATATCTCGCACGACCTCGGTCGTGTGGTTGACAAGTTCAGCATCAAAATCTTGAGGGAGGAGTTCGAACGAGCTGCGGATATATTGCAATACGACGCAAACCCCTGCGTCACCCTTTTCCAGCCATATGCAGCGGTATCACCCCCCAGTTGAATTCATTGGAGTCTGACAAAATGTTCCTTTAGGCTCCCACAGTTTATTTAACTTCGGTTAGTAGGAGCAGTTTTCTCTTCTTGGCTCCGTTGTGCATAGACTTGAGGTATTCTTCACATTGTTGTAAATTATTTGCTGCCCATTGCAACAACATATAGGGTGCTGGTGCACAAGGTTTAAGAAGTCGCGTAGTAAATGCTGATTTGATAGAAACCGGATGGCAGATCATGCGTGGTTCGAGTCATTCAGgatatttttattagaaaaagtTCTATGTAACTCCCATCTCTATCTTGAATTGTTAACCATCTCTATGTAACTCCCATCTCTATCTTGAAAAAGAAATGTATAACTCTGACCtatatgtttcaaatcaaacggcatagaaattttatattaatatttggtGGGTTGATTTTGATACTTCAACTTAGGTTATCAATAatagaaatttattttaatataaaatttaaaagagtATAAAATGTTTATCGTGAAAACAATACTAGTTGATATTTATCGTGCAAGAGATGATTCACTTAATAAATTTTAAGGATATATGTTATGTTCTTACAattttagaatatatagagattatttatttaataaattttaagtTCACTATTTAAAATTGTTAAGATATTATTTTCCTTTTAGTGGTTATAAattcaatatatttatgattcaataaaacttaacttttatattatgtataatggcctatataaaattaatttaaatattaaatttgtAATAATCTTATAATCAAATATTAGAATGAAATgtagtttcatgaattttttgagattatatatacttatatttgTGGGTCCcttcatatttcatattttagtaGAGAGAGATTTTATAATCTTTGTAGATAATCAATTGAAATAtgactatatatatctaattcatataaAGTCTTAGGTTATTGATACCTTTAGGTATAGATAAATGAAGTCAAGAAATAATTAGatagaaatgttaaaattattaaatctaacgggtgataaatttttttttgataaatatgATGAGTCTGAatataattttgattcttttgttAGATTCCTATAATAATAAGATATTTATGCTTAATATGATTTATCATATGTGCGATAGTAGAATAAAATTGTTGAAAAGTAAAATCATATTATTATGGGAGCTTGATAGGTTATTCTTTTATATTAGAATCAAAATGAGAGAAAACTTAAGGATAATTATGTATATATTGAGTAAGGTTCTTTATAAGTCAATTATATCAACTCAAAATCCTTTTGAGTTGTGGACCAGTAATAAACTTAACTTGAGATATTTTCATATTTGAGATTATATTAcaagataaaaatatttaaatcacataaaaaaaattaggtttaaggattattttaaatattttattaattatctaaaaaaattcaaaggggtaaagattttattattttaatcatattACGAGGATAATTAAATCTAGTAATGTAAAATTTCTAAaacaatgataaaatcaattgaagtaaaaaatctcaaaagattaattttgatataaatgagatataagttgatactcttttattagtttatatttgagagattgttgttcctcaaattacCGAATGAATTGATgaggataaataataaaataatattgataaacTCACACGTGATATTGATATCACTACTAATATTGATAAACTCTCAAGAGAAAAGGAGACATATCATTTTTGttaattatatgatatatatataagaaacagATTATGATATAAAATCTAAGGGATCCCTTATTATTTTTAGGAACGTAATGATTTTGAAAAGTGATACGATGcaataaaagaaaagttaaaattaatgaACCAAAATAGTATTTGAGAACTCATTAAATtattcaataattataaaagagtttttTACATAAACATGACTCAGAGtgaaatatcgaacgatataacaactaaacatatgatcaaaaattttacttataaagaatacatcaattataatatttttttatttttttaaatgatcTCATTAAAAATTATCATAACAATACTAgctcattatgattttgagtaACATGAATGTGAAAATAAgttttctgaatggggatctatATTTATATAGTTTAACCTAtacgattaataaaaaaaagaaatataaaatttaatatataaatttaaaaaatccaTCTTAAACAAACTTCTatacaatggtatataaaattttttgatattattacatccttcatatttaagaaaaatactattgatcaatcaataaatttattatattgatcttatatataaataatattttatttattagtaGTGATCTTTGTTTATTGTACTAAACTAAAAAATTCTTCAATAAGaagtttaagatgattgatataaaTAAGATATTTTATGTTATTAACATTTAGATATTCAGGAATAGATCCtaaaaatttcgtcataaaaagagTATATTGATTGGCTCTTAAAAAGATTTAGTAAATAATTTTATTCAACAAATGATAaaagtataaaattataattgaaacaaatatttttaaaataattttaaaaaaatttatataaataaaaatattttttatatatggacAATTGAAAGTCATGCCTTTGAGTGAATTGAATGATTTTGTCATAATAATACTTTTTATATATGCTCAAGCCTATGCTAGATcaaatatcaattttatagttaaaatattTAGTAAATATTAAAGttagtcaaaaataaaaatactaaaagacTGCAaaaaaagtaataagatatccagaagagacaaaagattatatatatatatatatatatatatatatatatatatatatataagcttgaAATGATGGTATTTTCATGTGTTGATTCCATAAATTATcttgataataggaagtccactttaCTATTTATATTCATATCAGTTCGAAGTGACATTTATGaggaaaaatataaagtaatatattattacattatTAATAGTGATAGCTAATTTTATAatatgctttgaggccactagtTAAACTTTATAacttcaaaattttatgatttagtATGATTAGACTTAATTGTCAAATTACCAAAGATACTTTGTGATGTATTatgatagttttcttttttaaaaatgataaatactATTATAACTGATagttaaagaaaaaatatataaaaataactaATGTTAATTAAAAACTTGAGCTATACTATATTGATTGCTTATTCATTTATTTAAGATTTATAACCTAAAGtatttgaaagaatatatttttatgatccgATTTATGAGCAATTCATAAAAGATAAAGTGATGTTTAAGTATACATTATAATTAGTATTTttttacataattaaaattatttatttttactatcctattcatatttatgtatgtatatagtaTAATTGAATGTAAATAATAGAATTATCTCGACAAAATAAATTACATGAGTTATTttagactatattaggaaagactaataatattacaatacataaaaagaaatatgatatTGATAACACTCACATTGCTAATTAGACTTGATAGTGTTACTGTATTTATTTgcctatatttttttaattcatgaATGAAAAAATGAATCTAATTTTCTTTATAGATTAACATTGCTATAGCTTTTAGATCCGACAATGCTTACGAATCAAATAAAAACCATTTGAATAGCAT from Musa acuminata AAA Group cultivar baxijiao chromosome BXJ2-11, Cavendish_Baxijiao_AAA, whole genome shotgun sequence encodes:
- the LOC135627077 gene encoding UTP:RNA uridylyltransferase 1-like, with protein sequence MADSGGAASPLDTTTGRRVNSNSSPSLDGAFLLQLLQNPPQPSRPSASHSSSSFPHQWFDPAVAAVGPIDCDPRPTPPPPGHFSAPLLFHSPPLSLPQGLPPALFPPPGFFPLGGGDAASSSRGPGNQPFFPLDQQRLGVSAGVVHPLAASPPSSDLVGILGHPPNDRNLVDQTAPRRNISSSRGREDRSSLRPPPGFQKLQNGKKSTSRSSDGGEIQWKPRVDRSIGSIHRSHQFHTDESNQDAERQAIKEENGDRMHKLEIRNQGTHVSFYTKSKGSGDEDKLWESKMNSTTLKVDREVNNVMTHISSSGSKDSRSDHFRGHHVSTQRMRIQRRAIRCRHDMEALNSSFLSIFESLVPAEEEKAKQMQFLISLQNLVNKEWPNAKLHLYGSCANSFGVLKSDIDVCLAIDDHDLSKSDILLKLADLLRSGNLQNVQALTHARVPILKLIDPVTGLSCDICVNNLLAVVNTKLLKDYAQIDKRLQQLAFLVKHWARSRRVNETYQGTLSSYAYVLMCIHFLQLRKPAILPCLQAMDTTYTVTIDNTKCTYFDQVERLRAFGVRNKESIARLLWAFFHYWAYHHDYTNDVISIRTGSIISKQAKDWTRRIGNDRHLICIEDPFDISHDLGRVVDKFSIKILREEFERAADILQYDANPCVTLFQPYAAVSPPS